The DNA region ATTGTAAAGGGGTGAAACCACTTGGATGAACCAGCATTCCATCAGATTGTTGCTGATGTTTTGAAGGGAGAGATCGACCAGTATGAGCTGATCATGAACCGCTGCAACAATGCCATCTTCAATTACTGCTACCACATGCTTGGCGATTATGCCGAAGCCGAGGATTGCACGCAGGAGGTTTTCTTGAAGGCGTACCGCCATTTGTCCAAATATGAAGCGGACAAGCCCTTCGAGGCCTGGCTGTACCGCATCGCCTCCAACCAATGCATCGATCTGCTGCGGAAGCGAAAGCTGTACCGGTACCTCCCTTTTCTCTACCAGAAGGACCAGGATAACCGGCATGTCGATCAGGTCATCGAGCACAAATATTACAATCCGTCCGTGCTCCGGGCGCTGGCCAGGCTGACCGCCGAGGAACGGAGCCTGCTCATCCTGCGCTGCGTCGAGGATAAGAGCTATCATGAGATCAGTCTTATTTTGCAGCAAGGCACGATCTATCTCAGGAAAAAGTTCGAGCGGGCCGCCGCCAAGTTCCGCAAATTTTACGCTATGGCAGAGGGGGAGGAGACGAATGAGCATGGACAGCGACAAAGACCTG from Paenibacillus ihbetae includes:
- a CDS encoding RNA polymerase sigma factor, with translation MDEPAFHQIVADVLKGEIDQYELIMNRCNNAIFNYCYHMLGDYAEAEDCTQEVFLKAYRHLSKYEADKPFEAWLYRIASNQCIDLLRKRKLYRYLPFLYQKDQDNRHVDQVIEHKYYNPSVLRALARLTAEERSLLILRCVEDKSYHEISLILQQGTIYLRKKFERAAAKFRKFYAMAEGEETNEHGQRQRPETTLSKG